Proteins from a genomic interval of Kribbella aluminosa:
- a CDS encoding PaaI family thioesterase gives MVEATAEVHIQLPSRPEVTQQHGYFHAGATSSIADSAGGYAAFTLFPEGTSVLTVEFKINLLAPAEGDHLEAVGTVIKPGRTLTICRLEVYGITPTTHTLVAAGQQNLIQVDSRTER, from the coding sequence ATGGTGGAGGCGACGGCCGAGGTACACATCCAGCTGCCCAGCCGCCCCGAGGTCACCCAGCAGCACGGCTACTTCCACGCCGGCGCCACCAGCTCGATCGCAGACAGCGCCGGCGGGTACGCCGCCTTCACCCTGTTCCCCGAGGGTACGTCGGTCCTCACCGTCGAGTTCAAGATCAACCTCCTGGCCCCCGCCGAAGGCGACCACCTCGAAGCCGTCGGCACCGTCATCAAACCCGGCCGCACCCTGACGATCTGCCGCCTGGAGGTCTACGGCATCACCCCCACCACCCACACCCTGGTCGCCGCCGGCCAACAAAACCTCATCCAAGTCGACTCCCGCACCGAACGCTGA
- a CDS encoding anti-sigma factor, with protein MTESDVHTLTGPYVLDALPDDERARFEAHLTGCAFCRTEVAELRAAAVKLATQVATPPPPALKADVMAAIEHVRQLPPLVQDPAPVPAVRRRIGRRSLLALAAAAALVALSGGIAIDQYQGRTTAEQASRQVAAVLAEPDAHTVHGAVRGGGQATVVTSGRANKSVVVLRDLPKLPSDRTWQLWMIDPRQTAHSIGLAAGDLTRVIDGSTTGMTTFGLTVEPDGGSRTPTMPAAALIPLPQ; from the coding sequence ATGACCGAATCCGACGTGCACACCCTCACCGGCCCGTACGTCCTCGACGCCCTGCCGGACGACGAACGGGCCCGTTTCGAGGCCCATCTCACCGGCTGCGCGTTCTGCCGGACCGAGGTCGCCGAGCTCCGCGCCGCCGCGGTCAAGCTCGCCACCCAGGTCGCGACCCCGCCACCGCCGGCGCTCAAGGCCGACGTGATGGCCGCGATCGAGCACGTCCGCCAGCTCCCGCCGCTGGTCCAGGACCCGGCGCCGGTTCCCGCCGTACGGCGTCGCATCGGCCGGCGTTCGCTGCTCGCCCTCGCCGCGGCGGCCGCGCTGGTCGCGCTGAGTGGCGGGATCGCGATCGACCAGTACCAGGGCCGGACGACCGCGGAGCAGGCGAGCCGGCAGGTGGCCGCCGTACTCGCCGAGCCGGACGCACACACCGTGCACGGTGCCGTCCGGGGCGGTGGCCAGGCCACGGTCGTCACGTCCGGCCGGGCGAACAAGTCGGTCGTCGTACTCCGTGACCTCCCGAAGCTCCCGTCCGACCGGACCTGGCAGCTCTGGATGATCGACCCGCGGCAGACCGCGCACTCGATCGGCCTCGCCGCCGGCGACCTGACCCGGGTGATCGACGGCTCCACCACCGGGATGACCACGTTCGGCCTCACCGTGGAACCCGACGGCGGCTCACGGACCCCGACGATGCCGGCCGCGGCGCTGATTCCGCTCCCCCAGTAG
- the sigK gene encoding ECF RNA polymerase sigma factor SigK yields the protein MTEPTALPWPAGPQQRSGGITDGDLLTLTATGDAAAFSTLYDRVAPWVFGLVRRVLRNPAQSEEVTQEVMLDVWRTATRYDADRGSAHSWILTIAHRRAVDRVRSEQAAADRTEQVGARSVDVEFDQVADTVSTRLEAEQVRRCLGSLTELQRESIELAYYNGYSYPEVAQQLGAKLPTIKARMRDGLIRLRDCLGTTKGQA from the coding sequence GTGACCGAACCCACCGCGCTCCCCTGGCCGGCCGGACCGCAGCAGCGGTCCGGCGGGATCACGGACGGCGACCTGCTGACGTTGACCGCAACCGGCGACGCCGCCGCGTTCAGCACGCTCTACGACCGGGTGGCCCCCTGGGTGTTCGGCCTGGTCCGCCGGGTCCTCCGGAACCCGGCGCAGTCCGAGGAGGTCACCCAGGAGGTGATGCTCGACGTCTGGCGGACGGCGACCCGGTACGACGCCGACCGCGGCTCCGCGCACTCGTGGATCCTGACCATCGCGCACCGCCGCGCGGTCGACCGGGTCCGCTCCGAGCAGGCCGCCGCCGACCGCACCGAACAGGTCGGCGCCCGCTCGGTCGACGTCGAGTTCGACCAGGTCGCGGACACCGTGAGTACCCGGCTGGAAGCCGAGCAGGTACGCCGCTGCCTCGGCAGCCTGACCGAGCTGCAACGCGAGTCGATCGAGCTCGCGTACTACAACGGCTACAGCTATCCCGAGGTCGCCCAGCAGCTCGGCGCCAAGCTTCCGACTATCAAAGCGAGAATGCGCGACGGCCTGATCCGGCTCCGCGACTGCCTCGGAACCACGAAGGGGCAGGCGTGA
- the aroQ gene encoding gamma subclass chorismate mutase AroQ, which translates to MLRKLITAAVAATTAGTSLLLMPAANAAPEPSVQLGGVHDGQVTLDGLTELVIQRILIGDDVAASKYFSGKPVDDPVREQQILTSVRASAGRLGIDLDATAAFFQAQIDASKVVQRGLLADWAAHPDKAPTSGPDLNVIREKLDALTTQLLAELVRVDHLRQSGLRCDIALVVANATGAARHHLDPLHRRALRTGSAATC; encoded by the coding sequence GTGCTTCGAAAGCTGATCACCGCGGCCGTGGCGGCGACTACTGCCGGTACGTCGCTCCTGCTGATGCCGGCCGCGAACGCGGCACCTGAACCGTCCGTGCAGCTCGGGGGAGTGCACGACGGCCAGGTGACGCTCGACGGACTCACCGAGCTCGTCATCCAGCGGATCCTGATCGGCGACGACGTCGCGGCGTCGAAGTACTTCAGCGGCAAGCCGGTCGACGACCCGGTCCGGGAGCAGCAGATCCTGACTTCGGTACGGGCGTCGGCCGGTCGGCTCGGCATCGACCTGGACGCGACCGCGGCGTTCTTCCAGGCACAGATCGACGCCAGCAAGGTCGTGCAGCGCGGGCTGCTCGCGGACTGGGCCGCGCACCCGGACAAGGCGCCGACCAGCGGCCCGGACCTGAACGTGATCCGCGAGAAGCTCGACGCGCTCACCACCCAACTGCTGGCCGAACTGGTCCGCGTCGATCACCTGCGCCAGAGCGGCCTGCGCTGCGACATCGCGCTGGTGGTCGCCAACGCGACCGGTGCGGCCCGTCACCACCTGGACCCGCTGCACCGCCGCGCGCTGCGGACCGGCTCGGCGGCGACCTGCTGA
- a CDS encoding MFS transporter, with the protein MTDTRPADTTAEGRGFSYRPFIWLAVATFSMGIDGYVLAGLLPQIAGDLKVTPAAAGQLMSVFAFTAALAGPVLGTLTSRWERRTTIALALGVFVLGNVVVAVATNYPVALSGRVLAALGGSLLNAAVTGYVLALTPSEHHGKALSFVLGGWMTATALGVPIGLVIGQSSWRFPMIMVAVVGTIALAGILLRLPRLHLPGGTLVERLRPLGQPRLVAGLLVTTGILCSSYACFTYATLILEPHFHVKWAMIAIMFGYGVASMAGNAVTGRLVDKFTALKVLTVVLVGLFLNAVLGIVALMFAPAMVAAVWGLVWFFSAGVGNGGGAVPQQARLASMAPDSAAIVMALNGSAISLGSALGSGLGGVALTAGAAPNGLLGVSAVVLAITVTLHLLVARASRASRAATA; encoded by the coding sequence ATGACGGACACGCGACCCGCCGATACGACGGCCGAGGGGCGGGGTTTCTCCTACCGCCCGTTCATCTGGCTCGCGGTCGCGACGTTCTCGATGGGCATCGACGGCTACGTGCTGGCCGGTCTGCTGCCGCAGATCGCCGGCGACCTGAAGGTGACCCCGGCCGCGGCCGGGCAGCTGATGTCGGTGTTCGCCTTCACCGCCGCGCTGGCCGGTCCGGTGCTCGGCACCCTGACCTCCCGCTGGGAACGCCGTACGACGATCGCGCTCGCACTCGGCGTGTTCGTGCTCGGCAACGTGGTGGTCGCGGTCGCGACGAACTACCCGGTCGCGCTGAGCGGCCGGGTGCTCGCGGCGCTCGGCGGCAGCCTGCTGAACGCGGCCGTCACCGGGTACGTGCTCGCGCTGACCCCGTCCGAGCACCACGGCAAGGCGTTGTCGTTCGTGCTCGGCGGGTGGATGACCGCGACCGCGCTCGGCGTACCGATCGGGCTGGTGATCGGGCAGTCGAGCTGGCGGTTCCCGATGATCATGGTCGCCGTGGTCGGCACGATCGCGCTGGCCGGGATCCTGCTCCGGCTGCCGCGGTTGCATCTGCCCGGCGGGACTCTCGTCGAACGCCTGCGCCCGCTCGGGCAGCCGCGGCTGGTGGCCGGTCTGCTCGTCACCACCGGCATCCTGTGCAGCAGCTACGCGTGTTTCACGTACGCGACGCTCATCCTCGAGCCGCACTTCCACGTCAAGTGGGCGATGATCGCGATCATGTTCGGGTACGGCGTCGCGAGCATGGCCGGCAACGCGGTGACGGGACGGCTGGTCGACAAGTTCACCGCGCTGAAGGTGCTGACCGTCGTACTGGTCGGGCTGTTCCTGAACGCCGTACTCGGCATCGTCGCGTTGATGTTCGCGCCGGCCATGGTGGCGGCGGTCTGGGGCCTGGTGTGGTTCTTCTCGGCCGGCGTCGGCAATGGCGGCGGGGCGGTACCCCAGCAGGCGCGCCTCGCCTCGATGGCGCCGGACTCGGCGGCGATCGTGATGGCGCTGAACGGCAGCGCGATCTCCCTCGGCTCCGCCCTCGGCAGCGGCCTGGGCGGCGTCGCCCTGACCGCGGGCGCCGCCCCGAACGGGCTGCTCGGCGTCTCGGCCGTCGTACTGGCAATCACCGTCACCCTGCACCTCCTGGTCGCCCGCGCCTCCCGCGCCTCCCGCGCAGCCACCGCGTAG
- a CDS encoding sigma-54-dependent Fis family transcriptional regulator, translating into MDELTPTADDNLRTATARLNFLTFDPVEVRDVRPPILASWVRSQHWKLPPDKIELPYVADPDLEVPLARSAGPVLRKLHENLDGQPISVILTDRSGLVLQRLTADTGLARHLDRVYLAPGFSYSEEFAGTNGIGTALEGGGPMHVFGHEHYAEDLEDLACAGVPIKNPLNGKTIGAIDLTCWRKDAGSLLMALAKTTAENIRAALLKDSSPRELTLLETYLQHSRRLGDLVIAVDEDLLLMNAKARQSLDTDDQRAVLAYASEMLVGGATEAILTELPSGSWARITCRPVGGRPGAGIIQVSPQSTALALRSPESGHRPPPRPVLPGLVGRSAPWLGSSREADNACRAGEWVVLTGERGVGKVALARAAHRQNRTGLFHVVDAARPGDGFAAELEAELSDDSVQTLVVQHVEALDPAEVDALAEALYDVLERRPAEPPWVVLTLTGDEPQHLGELLTLFPLTVEVPPLRHHVEDVRELVPYFLDQLSHGELTCGPDTMQQLLRSAWPGNTAELCQVLQQVVVRRRRAGVIVPADLPGRTQAVSRRSLSQLEALERDAIIRSLIANDGHKGRAAKSLGMSRATIYRKIHDYGIQPP; encoded by the coding sequence GTGGACGAGCTCACACCTACGGCGGACGACAACCTCCGGACCGCCACGGCCCGGTTGAACTTCCTCACGTTCGATCCCGTCGAAGTCCGCGACGTCCGGCCGCCGATCCTCGCCTCCTGGGTACGGTCGCAGCACTGGAAGCTGCCGCCGGACAAGATCGAGCTGCCGTACGTCGCCGACCCGGACCTCGAGGTCCCGCTCGCCCGGAGCGCCGGCCCGGTCCTGCGGAAGCTGCACGAGAACCTCGACGGGCAACCGATCAGCGTGATCCTCACCGACCGGTCCGGCCTGGTACTGCAACGGCTGACCGCCGACACCGGGCTGGCCAGGCACCTCGACCGGGTCTACCTGGCGCCGGGGTTCAGCTACTCCGAGGAGTTCGCCGGCACGAACGGCATCGGTACCGCGCTGGAAGGCGGCGGTCCGATGCACGTCTTCGGGCACGAGCACTACGCCGAGGACCTGGAGGACCTGGCGTGCGCCGGCGTACCGATCAAGAATCCGCTGAACGGCAAGACGATCGGGGCCATCGACCTGACCTGCTGGCGCAAGGACGCCGGGTCACTGCTGATGGCGCTCGCCAAAACCACGGCGGAGAACATCCGCGCGGCGCTGCTCAAGGACAGCTCCCCCCGCGAGCTGACGTTGCTCGAGACCTACCTGCAGCACTCCCGCCGGCTGGGCGACCTGGTCATCGCGGTCGACGAGGACCTGCTGCTGATGAACGCGAAGGCGCGGCAGTCGCTGGACACCGACGACCAGCGCGCGGTCCTTGCGTACGCGTCGGAGATGCTCGTGGGCGGAGCGACCGAGGCGATCCTGACCGAGCTGCCGAGCGGGTCCTGGGCCCGGATCACCTGCCGGCCCGTGGGCGGACGGCCGGGAGCCGGGATCATCCAGGTCAGCCCGCAGTCGACGGCGCTCGCCCTGCGGTCTCCCGAGTCCGGCCATCGCCCGCCGCCACGTCCGGTGCTGCCCGGGCTGGTCGGCCGGAGCGCGCCGTGGCTCGGCAGCAGCCGCGAGGCCGACAACGCCTGCCGCGCCGGTGAGTGGGTCGTGCTGACCGGCGAGCGCGGCGTCGGCAAGGTCGCGCTGGCACGGGCCGCGCACCGGCAGAACCGGACAGGCCTGTTCCACGTCGTCGACGCCGCGCGACCGGGCGACGGGTTCGCCGCCGAACTCGAAGCGGAGCTGTCCGACGACTCGGTGCAAACCCTGGTCGTCCAGCATGTCGAGGCACTCGATCCGGCCGAGGTGGACGCCCTCGCCGAGGCGCTGTACGACGTCCTCGAACGCCGGCCTGCCGAGCCTCCGTGGGTCGTACTGACGCTCACCGGCGACGAACCACAGCACCTCGGTGAGCTGCTCACGCTGTTCCCGCTGACCGTCGAGGTACCGCCGCTGCGACACCATGTCGAGGACGTCCGCGAGCTGGTCCCGTACTTCCTGGACCAACTCAGCCACGGCGAGCTCACCTGTGGGCCGGACACGATGCAGCAGCTCCTGCGGTCGGCCTGGCCCGGCAACACGGCGGAGCTGTGCCAGGTGCTGCAGCAGGTCGTCGTACGGCGGCGCCGGGCGGGCGTCATCGTGCCCGCGGACCTGCCGGGCCGGACCCAGGCGGTCAGCCGCCGCAGCCTGAGCCAGCTGGAGGCGCTCGAGCGCGACGCGATCATCCGCAGCCTGATCGCCAACGACGGGCACAAGGGCCGGGCCGCGAAATCCCTCGGCATGTCCCGGGCCACCATCTACCGCAAGATCCACGACTATGGAATACAGCCTCCGTAA